Proteins encoded by one window of Scatophagus argus isolate fScaArg1 chromosome 8, fScaArg1.pri, whole genome shotgun sequence:
- the bcas1 gene encoding breast carcinoma-amplified sequence 1 isoform X2 yields MGNEHSKNKELTKNGTFPEKHENGSVKGLPADVTSNGLEIDVNHDTVVQKNGGIHTLNLATETPESGFVIVETDKNADAPVIVEIPQTAIQKEEVKKNKEEKGHLFGKMFKKKAELPAVVQSVQDKETSIEAQTDVSLPAAEAQPDTANLKQESESLTEPERVTLDQSPEEDNAPEGDQGTSRPAESQEDSKPEENPIMNFFKTLVTPTKTTKKETATPDATKDQSQKESQPAATTTVAQVSEAPAAPKGMPIPPPPPPEPPKMEIKGEPAAKPAKPTPKEEPKAAAKEPESSKGKSAKDTLSKFFRPKALLGVKASKGKSPSASGAAASAKTATVTIKEAPRPAVEVEVQPVVEAQETPVEVPEPVTDVQKVDPSKASTLEAAPKPEPPPPVQEEKKTASKSSFLSLFKPKAADPKKATPAPAAATEAPQPVKAKEEPKAVAKSSEASVDSKPVSVASPAGDDVASVPKKLEKRNSIQLFFKILGQKRNSTDAGVQTEPVTVAPAAEKAK; encoded by the exons TTAACCATGACACTGTGGTCCAGAAAAATGGTGGGATCCACACTTTAAACCTTGCCACAGAAACACCCGAGTCTGGTTTTGTCATAGTcgaaacagacaaaaatgcagACGCTCCAGTTATTGTTGAAATACCTCAAACCGCCATCCAGAAAGAAGAggtcaagaaaaataaagaagaaaaaggtcaTCTTTTTggcaaaatgtttaaaaagaaggCAGAACTTCCAGCTGTTGTTCAGAGTGTTCAAGATAAAGAAACATCAATTGAAGCTCAAACAGATGTAagtcttcctgctgctgaagcACAGCCG GACACAGCCAACCTAAAGCAAGAATCAGAATCACTAACGGAGCCAGAAAGGGTGACTCTAGACCAGAGTCCTGAGGAAGACAACGCTCCTGAAGGTGACCAGGGAACCAGTCGACCTGCGGAAAGCCAAGAGGACAGTAAGCCAGAAGAGAATCCAATTATGAACTTCTTCAAAACACTA GTGACACCTACTAAAACAACCAAAAAGGAAACAGCTACTCCTGATGCCACGAAAGATCAG TCCCAGAAGGAGAGCCAACCAGCAGCAACCACTACT GTTGCACAGGTGTCTGAGGCACCTGCAGCACCCAAAGGAATGCCTatcccacccccacctcctccagaGCCACCAAAAATGGAAATCAAAGGAGAGCCAGCTGCCAAACCTGCAAAACCCACACCAAAAGAAGAACCGAAAGCTGCTGCAAAGGAACCCGAGTCCTCAAAAGGAAAATCTGCCAAGGATACGCTGAGCAAATTCTTCCGTCCGAAG GCACTGCTAGGTGTCAAGGCATCCAAAGGCAAGAGCCCTTCAGCAAGCGGAGCCGCTGCCTCGGCCAAGACTGCAACAGTG ACAATCAAGGAGGCCCCACGGCCAGCAGTAGAAGTAGAAGTACAACCAGTTGTAGAAGCACAG GAGACACCAGTGGAGGTGCCAGAACCAGTTACAGATGTTCAG AAGGTGGATCCTTCAAAAGCCAGCACCTTGGAGGCTGCTCCAAAGCCAGAACCACCACCACCTGTtcaggaagagaagaaaacagccTCAAAATcatccttcctgtctctcttcaaGCCTAAA GCTGCTGATCCCAAGAAGGCGACCCCTGCCCCGGCTGCTGCAACTGAGGCACCTCAGCCGGTTAAAGCCAAGGAGGAGCCCAAAGCAGTAGCCAAGTCATCAGAGGCGAGTGTAGACAGCAAACCAGTTTCAGTGGCCTCCCCAGCTGGAGATGATGTGGCCAGTGTGCCCAAGAAACTAGAGAAGAGGAACTCCATCCAGCTGTTCTTTAAAATTCTG GGTCAAAAACGCAACTCTACAGACGCCGGGGTCCAGACAGAGCCAGTCACTGTCGCTCCAGCAGCTGAGAAGGCCAAATGA
- the bcas1 gene encoding breast carcinoma-amplified sequence 1 isoform X1, whose product MGNEHSKNKELTKNGTFPEKHENGSVKGLPADVTSNGLEIDVNHDTVVQKNGGIHTLNLATETPESGFVIVETDKNADAPVIVEIPQTAIQKEEVKKNKEEKGHLFGKMFKKKAELPAVVQSVQDKETSIEAQTDVSLPAAEAQPDTANLKQESESLTEPERVTLDQSPEEDNAPEGDQGTSRPAESQEDSKPEENPIMNFFKTLVTPTKTTKKETATPDATKDQSQKESQPAATTTVAQVSEAPAAPKGMPIPPPPPPEPPKMEIKGEPAAKPAKPTPKEEPKAAAKEPESSKGKSAKDTLSKFFRPKALLGVKASKGKSPSASGAAASAKTATVTIKEAPRPAVEVEVQPVVEAQETPVEVPEPVTDVQRVEEVPQPVVGAEKVDPSKASTLEAAPKPEPPPPVQEEKKTASKSSFLSLFKPKAADPKKATPAPAAATEAPQPVKAKEEPKAVAKSSEASVDSKPVSVASPAGDDVASVPKKLEKRNSIQLFFKILGQKRNSTDAGVQTEPVTVAPAAEKAK is encoded by the exons TTAACCATGACACTGTGGTCCAGAAAAATGGTGGGATCCACACTTTAAACCTTGCCACAGAAACACCCGAGTCTGGTTTTGTCATAGTcgaaacagacaaaaatgcagACGCTCCAGTTATTGTTGAAATACCTCAAACCGCCATCCAGAAAGAAGAggtcaagaaaaataaagaagaaaaaggtcaTCTTTTTggcaaaatgtttaaaaagaaggCAGAACTTCCAGCTGTTGTTCAGAGTGTTCAAGATAAAGAAACATCAATTGAAGCTCAAACAGATGTAagtcttcctgctgctgaagcACAGCCG GACACAGCCAACCTAAAGCAAGAATCAGAATCACTAACGGAGCCAGAAAGGGTGACTCTAGACCAGAGTCCTGAGGAAGACAACGCTCCTGAAGGTGACCAGGGAACCAGTCGACCTGCGGAAAGCCAAGAGGACAGTAAGCCAGAAGAGAATCCAATTATGAACTTCTTCAAAACACTA GTGACACCTACTAAAACAACCAAAAAGGAAACAGCTACTCCTGATGCCACGAAAGATCAG TCCCAGAAGGAGAGCCAACCAGCAGCAACCACTACT GTTGCACAGGTGTCTGAGGCACCTGCAGCACCCAAAGGAATGCCTatcccacccccacctcctccagaGCCACCAAAAATGGAAATCAAAGGAGAGCCAGCTGCCAAACCTGCAAAACCCACACCAAAAGAAGAACCGAAAGCTGCTGCAAAGGAACCCGAGTCCTCAAAAGGAAAATCTGCCAAGGATACGCTGAGCAAATTCTTCCGTCCGAAG GCACTGCTAGGTGTCAAGGCATCCAAAGGCAAGAGCCCTTCAGCAAGCGGAGCCGCTGCCTCGGCCAAGACTGCAACAGTG ACAATCAAGGAGGCCCCACGGCCAGCAGTAGAAGTAGAAGTACAACCAGTTGTAGAAGCACAG GAGACACCAGTGGAGGTGCCAGAACCAGTTACAGATGTTCAG agggtggaggaggtgcCACAGCCAGTGGTAGGAGCCGAG AAGGTGGATCCTTCAAAAGCCAGCACCTTGGAGGCTGCTCCAAAGCCAGAACCACCACCACCTGTtcaggaagagaagaaaacagccTCAAAATcatccttcctgtctctcttcaaGCCTAAA GCTGCTGATCCCAAGAAGGCGACCCCTGCCCCGGCTGCTGCAACTGAGGCACCTCAGCCGGTTAAAGCCAAGGAGGAGCCCAAAGCAGTAGCCAAGTCATCAGAGGCGAGTGTAGACAGCAAACCAGTTTCAGTGGCCTCCCCAGCTGGAGATGATGTGGCCAGTGTGCCCAAGAAACTAGAGAAGAGGAACTCCATCCAGCTGTTCTTTAAAATTCTG GGTCAAAAACGCAACTCTACAGACGCCGGGGTCCAGACAGAGCCAGTCACTGTCGCTCCAGCAGCTGAGAAGGCCAAATGA
- the bcas1 gene encoding breast carcinoma-amplified sequence 1 isoform X5 → MGNEHSKNKELTKNGTFPEKHENGSVKGLPADVTSNGLEIDVNHDTVVQKNGGIHTLNLATETPESGFVIVETDKNADAPVIVEIPQTAIQKEEVKKNKEEKGHLFGKMFKKKAELPAVVQSVQDKETSIEAQTDVSLPAAEAQPDTANLKQESESLTEPERVTLDQSPEEDNAPEGDQGTSRPAESQEDSKPEENPIMNFFKTLVTPTKTTKKETATPDATKDQSQKESQPAATTTVAQVSEAPAAPKGMPIPPPPPPEPPKMEIKGEPAAKPAKPTPKEEPKAAAKEPESSKGKSAKDTLSKFFRPKALLGVKASKGKSPSASGAAASAKTATVKVDPSKASTLEAAPKPEPPPPVQEEKKTASKSSFLSLFKPKAADPKKATPAPAAATEAPQPVKAKEEPKAVAKSSEASVDSKPVSVASPAGDDVASVPKKLEKRNSIQLFFKILGQKRNSTDAGVQTEPVTVAPAAEKAK, encoded by the exons TTAACCATGACACTGTGGTCCAGAAAAATGGTGGGATCCACACTTTAAACCTTGCCACAGAAACACCCGAGTCTGGTTTTGTCATAGTcgaaacagacaaaaatgcagACGCTCCAGTTATTGTTGAAATACCTCAAACCGCCATCCAGAAAGAAGAggtcaagaaaaataaagaagaaaaaggtcaTCTTTTTggcaaaatgtttaaaaagaaggCAGAACTTCCAGCTGTTGTTCAGAGTGTTCAAGATAAAGAAACATCAATTGAAGCTCAAACAGATGTAagtcttcctgctgctgaagcACAGCCG GACACAGCCAACCTAAAGCAAGAATCAGAATCACTAACGGAGCCAGAAAGGGTGACTCTAGACCAGAGTCCTGAGGAAGACAACGCTCCTGAAGGTGACCAGGGAACCAGTCGACCTGCGGAAAGCCAAGAGGACAGTAAGCCAGAAGAGAATCCAATTATGAACTTCTTCAAAACACTA GTGACACCTACTAAAACAACCAAAAAGGAAACAGCTACTCCTGATGCCACGAAAGATCAG TCCCAGAAGGAGAGCCAACCAGCAGCAACCACTACT GTTGCACAGGTGTCTGAGGCACCTGCAGCACCCAAAGGAATGCCTatcccacccccacctcctccagaGCCACCAAAAATGGAAATCAAAGGAGAGCCAGCTGCCAAACCTGCAAAACCCACACCAAAAGAAGAACCGAAAGCTGCTGCAAAGGAACCCGAGTCCTCAAAAGGAAAATCTGCCAAGGATACGCTGAGCAAATTCTTCCGTCCGAAG GCACTGCTAGGTGTCAAGGCATCCAAAGGCAAGAGCCCTTCAGCAAGCGGAGCCGCTGCCTCGGCCAAGACTGCAACAGTG AAGGTGGATCCTTCAAAAGCCAGCACCTTGGAGGCTGCTCCAAAGCCAGAACCACCACCACCTGTtcaggaagagaagaaaacagccTCAAAATcatccttcctgtctctcttcaaGCCTAAA GCTGCTGATCCCAAGAAGGCGACCCCTGCCCCGGCTGCTGCAACTGAGGCACCTCAGCCGGTTAAAGCCAAGGAGGAGCCCAAAGCAGTAGCCAAGTCATCAGAGGCGAGTGTAGACAGCAAACCAGTTTCAGTGGCCTCCCCAGCTGGAGATGATGTGGCCAGTGTGCCCAAGAAACTAGAGAAGAGGAACTCCATCCAGCTGTTCTTTAAAATTCTG GGTCAAAAACGCAACTCTACAGACGCCGGGGTCCAGACAGAGCCAGTCACTGTCGCTCCAGCAGCTGAGAAGGCCAAATGA
- the bcas1 gene encoding breast carcinoma-amplified sequence 1 isoform X6: MGNEHSKNKELTKNGTFPEKHENGSVKGLPADVTSNGLEIDVNHDTVVQKNGGIHTLNLATETPESGFVIVETDKNADAPVIVEIPQTAIQKEEVKKNKEEKGHLFGKMFKKKAELPAVVQSVQDKETSIEAQTDVSLPAAEAQPDTANLKQESESLTEPERVTLDQSPEEDNAPEGDQGTSRPAESQEDSKPEENPIMNFFKTLVTPTKTTKKETATPDATKDQSQKESQPAATTTVAQVSEAPAAPKGMPIPPPPPPEPPKMEIKGEPAAKPAKPTPKEEPKAAAKEPESSKGKSAKDTLSKFFRPKKVDPSKASTLEAAPKPEPPPPVQEEKKTASKSSFLSLFKPKAADPKKATPAPAAATEAPQPVKAKEEPKAVAKSSEASVDSKPVSVASPAGDDVASVPKKLEKRNSIQLFFKILGQKRNSTDAGVQTEPVTVAPAAEKAK; this comes from the exons TTAACCATGACACTGTGGTCCAGAAAAATGGTGGGATCCACACTTTAAACCTTGCCACAGAAACACCCGAGTCTGGTTTTGTCATAGTcgaaacagacaaaaatgcagACGCTCCAGTTATTGTTGAAATACCTCAAACCGCCATCCAGAAAGAAGAggtcaagaaaaataaagaagaaaaaggtcaTCTTTTTggcaaaatgtttaaaaagaaggCAGAACTTCCAGCTGTTGTTCAGAGTGTTCAAGATAAAGAAACATCAATTGAAGCTCAAACAGATGTAagtcttcctgctgctgaagcACAGCCG GACACAGCCAACCTAAAGCAAGAATCAGAATCACTAACGGAGCCAGAAAGGGTGACTCTAGACCAGAGTCCTGAGGAAGACAACGCTCCTGAAGGTGACCAGGGAACCAGTCGACCTGCGGAAAGCCAAGAGGACAGTAAGCCAGAAGAGAATCCAATTATGAACTTCTTCAAAACACTA GTGACACCTACTAAAACAACCAAAAAGGAAACAGCTACTCCTGATGCCACGAAAGATCAG TCCCAGAAGGAGAGCCAACCAGCAGCAACCACTACT GTTGCACAGGTGTCTGAGGCACCTGCAGCACCCAAAGGAATGCCTatcccacccccacctcctccagaGCCACCAAAAATGGAAATCAAAGGAGAGCCAGCTGCCAAACCTGCAAAACCCACACCAAAAGAAGAACCGAAAGCTGCTGCAAAGGAACCCGAGTCCTCAAAAGGAAAATCTGCCAAGGATACGCTGAGCAAATTCTTCCGTCCGAAG AAGGTGGATCCTTCAAAAGCCAGCACCTTGGAGGCTGCTCCAAAGCCAGAACCACCACCACCTGTtcaggaagagaagaaaacagccTCAAAATcatccttcctgtctctcttcaaGCCTAAA GCTGCTGATCCCAAGAAGGCGACCCCTGCCCCGGCTGCTGCAACTGAGGCACCTCAGCCGGTTAAAGCCAAGGAGGAGCCCAAAGCAGTAGCCAAGTCATCAGAGGCGAGTGTAGACAGCAAACCAGTTTCAGTGGCCTCCCCAGCTGGAGATGATGTGGCCAGTGTGCCCAAGAAACTAGAGAAGAGGAACTCCATCCAGCTGTTCTTTAAAATTCTG GGTCAAAAACGCAACTCTACAGACGCCGGGGTCCAGACAGAGCCAGTCACTGTCGCTCCAGCAGCTGAGAAGGCCAAATGA
- the bcas1 gene encoding breast carcinoma-amplified sequence 1 isoform X4, producing MGNEHSKNKELTKNGTFPEKHENGSVKGLPADVTSNGLEIDVNHDTVVQKNGGIHTLNLATETPESGFVIVETDKNADAPVIVEIPQTAIQKEEVKKNKEEKGHLFGKMFKKKAELPAVVQSVQDKETSIEAQTDVSLPAAEAQPDTANLKQESESLTEPERVTLDQSPEEDNAPEGDQGTSRPAESQEDSKPEENPIMNFFKTLVTPTKTTKKETATPDATKDQSQKESQPAATTTVAQVSEAPAAPKGMPIPPPPPPEPPKMEIKGEPAAKPAKPTPKEEPKAAAKEPESSKGKSAKDTLSKFFRPKTIKEAPRPAVEVEVQPVVEAQETPVEVPEPVTDVQKVDPSKASTLEAAPKPEPPPPVQEEKKTASKSSFLSLFKPKAADPKKATPAPAAATEAPQPVKAKEEPKAVAKSSEASVDSKPVSVASPAGDDVASVPKKLEKRNSIQLFFKILGQKRNSTDAGVQTEPVTVAPAAEKAK from the exons TTAACCATGACACTGTGGTCCAGAAAAATGGTGGGATCCACACTTTAAACCTTGCCACAGAAACACCCGAGTCTGGTTTTGTCATAGTcgaaacagacaaaaatgcagACGCTCCAGTTATTGTTGAAATACCTCAAACCGCCATCCAGAAAGAAGAggtcaagaaaaataaagaagaaaaaggtcaTCTTTTTggcaaaatgtttaaaaagaaggCAGAACTTCCAGCTGTTGTTCAGAGTGTTCAAGATAAAGAAACATCAATTGAAGCTCAAACAGATGTAagtcttcctgctgctgaagcACAGCCG GACACAGCCAACCTAAAGCAAGAATCAGAATCACTAACGGAGCCAGAAAGGGTGACTCTAGACCAGAGTCCTGAGGAAGACAACGCTCCTGAAGGTGACCAGGGAACCAGTCGACCTGCGGAAAGCCAAGAGGACAGTAAGCCAGAAGAGAATCCAATTATGAACTTCTTCAAAACACTA GTGACACCTACTAAAACAACCAAAAAGGAAACAGCTACTCCTGATGCCACGAAAGATCAG TCCCAGAAGGAGAGCCAACCAGCAGCAACCACTACT GTTGCACAGGTGTCTGAGGCACCTGCAGCACCCAAAGGAATGCCTatcccacccccacctcctccagaGCCACCAAAAATGGAAATCAAAGGAGAGCCAGCTGCCAAACCTGCAAAACCCACACCAAAAGAAGAACCGAAAGCTGCTGCAAAGGAACCCGAGTCCTCAAAAGGAAAATCTGCCAAGGATACGCTGAGCAAATTCTTCCGTCCGAAG ACAATCAAGGAGGCCCCACGGCCAGCAGTAGAAGTAGAAGTACAACCAGTTGTAGAAGCACAG GAGACACCAGTGGAGGTGCCAGAACCAGTTACAGATGTTCAG AAGGTGGATCCTTCAAAAGCCAGCACCTTGGAGGCTGCTCCAAAGCCAGAACCACCACCACCTGTtcaggaagagaagaaaacagccTCAAAATcatccttcctgtctctcttcaaGCCTAAA GCTGCTGATCCCAAGAAGGCGACCCCTGCCCCGGCTGCTGCAACTGAGGCACCTCAGCCGGTTAAAGCCAAGGAGGAGCCCAAAGCAGTAGCCAAGTCATCAGAGGCGAGTGTAGACAGCAAACCAGTTTCAGTGGCCTCCCCAGCTGGAGATGATGTGGCCAGTGTGCCCAAGAAACTAGAGAAGAGGAACTCCATCCAGCTGTTCTTTAAAATTCTG GGTCAAAAACGCAACTCTACAGACGCCGGGGTCCAGACAGAGCCAGTCACTGTCGCTCCAGCAGCTGAGAAGGCCAAATGA
- the bcas1 gene encoding breast carcinoma-amplified sequence 1 isoform X3, protein MGNEHSKNKELTKNGTFPEKHENGSVKGLPADVTSNGLEIDVNHDTVVQKNGGIHTLNLATETPESGFVIVETDKNADAPVIVEIPQTAIQKEEVKKNKEEKGHLFGKMFKKKAELPAVVQSVQDKETSIEAQTDVSLPAAEAQPDTANLKQESESLTEPERVTLDQSPEEDNAPEGDQGTSRPAESQEDSKPEENPIMNFFKTLVTPTKTTKKETATPDATKDQSQKESQPAATTTVAQVSEAPAAPKGMPIPPPPPPEPPKMEIKGEPAAKPAKPTPKEEPKAAAKEPESSKGKSAKDTLSKFFRPKTIKEAPRPAVEVEVQPVVEAQETPVEVPEPVTDVQRVEEVPQPVVGAEKVDPSKASTLEAAPKPEPPPPVQEEKKTASKSSFLSLFKPKAADPKKATPAPAAATEAPQPVKAKEEPKAVAKSSEASVDSKPVSVASPAGDDVASVPKKLEKRNSIQLFFKILGQKRNSTDAGVQTEPVTVAPAAEKAK, encoded by the exons TTAACCATGACACTGTGGTCCAGAAAAATGGTGGGATCCACACTTTAAACCTTGCCACAGAAACACCCGAGTCTGGTTTTGTCATAGTcgaaacagacaaaaatgcagACGCTCCAGTTATTGTTGAAATACCTCAAACCGCCATCCAGAAAGAAGAggtcaagaaaaataaagaagaaaaaggtcaTCTTTTTggcaaaatgtttaaaaagaaggCAGAACTTCCAGCTGTTGTTCAGAGTGTTCAAGATAAAGAAACATCAATTGAAGCTCAAACAGATGTAagtcttcctgctgctgaagcACAGCCG GACACAGCCAACCTAAAGCAAGAATCAGAATCACTAACGGAGCCAGAAAGGGTGACTCTAGACCAGAGTCCTGAGGAAGACAACGCTCCTGAAGGTGACCAGGGAACCAGTCGACCTGCGGAAAGCCAAGAGGACAGTAAGCCAGAAGAGAATCCAATTATGAACTTCTTCAAAACACTA GTGACACCTACTAAAACAACCAAAAAGGAAACAGCTACTCCTGATGCCACGAAAGATCAG TCCCAGAAGGAGAGCCAACCAGCAGCAACCACTACT GTTGCACAGGTGTCTGAGGCACCTGCAGCACCCAAAGGAATGCCTatcccacccccacctcctccagaGCCACCAAAAATGGAAATCAAAGGAGAGCCAGCTGCCAAACCTGCAAAACCCACACCAAAAGAAGAACCGAAAGCTGCTGCAAAGGAACCCGAGTCCTCAAAAGGAAAATCTGCCAAGGATACGCTGAGCAAATTCTTCCGTCCGAAG ACAATCAAGGAGGCCCCACGGCCAGCAGTAGAAGTAGAAGTACAACCAGTTGTAGAAGCACAG GAGACACCAGTGGAGGTGCCAGAACCAGTTACAGATGTTCAG agggtggaggaggtgcCACAGCCAGTGGTAGGAGCCGAG AAGGTGGATCCTTCAAAAGCCAGCACCTTGGAGGCTGCTCCAAAGCCAGAACCACCACCACCTGTtcaggaagagaagaaaacagccTCAAAATcatccttcctgtctctcttcaaGCCTAAA GCTGCTGATCCCAAGAAGGCGACCCCTGCCCCGGCTGCTGCAACTGAGGCACCTCAGCCGGTTAAAGCCAAGGAGGAGCCCAAAGCAGTAGCCAAGTCATCAGAGGCGAGTGTAGACAGCAAACCAGTTTCAGTGGCCTCCCCAGCTGGAGATGATGTGGCCAGTGTGCCCAAGAAACTAGAGAAGAGGAACTCCATCCAGCTGTTCTTTAAAATTCTG GGTCAAAAACGCAACTCTACAGACGCCGGGGTCCAGACAGAGCCAGTCACTGTCGCTCCAGCAGCTGAGAAGGCCAAATGA